A stretch of DNA from Gimesia chilikensis:
GAGGTCAACCTTGATGGGGAGTTGGGTACCATTCGGCAGTTGCCGGAGGATGATCGCGTTGCTGGCACTGATTGTCACGTCCTGGTTGAGTGCCGAAGGACCTCCCGTTGATTTACCATTGCTGGAATTATTGCCTCCCTGGGCAATGGAGATGGCGCCCAGAATATCGAGGTCGTAATCGCGGGGCAGGGTGTATTGTCCTCCGCCCAGCAGACCGCCGGTATAAAAGATCTCCGTATCTCGCGACTCAATAAACACCACATCACCATCGTGCAGTATAATGTCTTCGCGTGTGAGGTTGACTTGCTCACCCGGGCTGAGTCGGATCGGGATTTTGACGATCCCTGGTCGCTGCATGGTGGAATCGTTGATCATGGTCGGAGCGGGGAAGTCCCCGGAGTAATAGTTGTTTCCCTCAAACGGATACAGGGGCTGTCCCACCTGGAAGGCGGTGTCTGATGGAAGCTGAGTTGGGGCCGGCAGCGGAGTGTATGAGTCAGAGACCTGTTGGATTTTCTGCGCGTTTCTCGGCTCGTTCATACTGTGCGAACCGGTCTGCACCGGAGGGGGACAAACGGATTGATTCATCTCATTGGCGCCGCCACGAATAATATAGATGGAGTTTTCTGCATCCAGTCCGGGCAGACCGCCGGTTTCTGCCAGGGCGTGCAGGACGTCATTATTATAGGCGGGTAAATTGATGACCCGGCCGGTTCCCCGCTTGGAGCGACCAATATTCAGGTTTCCGACGGTGGCTCCCACCAGATCGTTGGCATTTTCCTGACGAATGACCAGCACCCGATACGAACGAGGCTTCTGCAGGCTGATCAGGATTCGATCCCGCCCTTCGCGAAGAATGTCCTTCTCGGTCGTGTATTTACGGCGAATCGTTTCTTCCAGCTGAGTCAGTGTGAGTCCCCGGGCGAACACAGTGCCGATCAGGGGGAGTGAGATTGTACCGTCTTCACGAATAGGAATCGGGTAACCTAATGAAGGCGCGACTTCCTGTGTCTGAGGAAAATGAACGGGGGGTACTTCTTTAAACTGTCCCAGAACGCCTTCGATATATACACCCAATACATCGCCCGAGTCCAGCAGGTAGTGTTTGGGGGCGGGTTGACGGAGCAGTGAAAGGTCAATGGTTTCCTTACCGGAACGGACTTCACCTTTGTATTCATTC
This window harbors:
- a CDS encoding polysaccharide biosynthesis/export family protein, giving the protein MARHNMTTIECKGSIKMLRLYTTDFVQRGQFWCALALLLALNGCAAIHPLKGVPAQYLPNEYKGEVRSGKETIDLSLLRQPAPKHYLLDSGDVLGVYIEGVLGQFKEVPPVHFPQTQEVAPSLGYPIPIREDGTISLPLIGTVFARGLTLTQLEETIRRKYTTEKDILREGRDRILISLQKPRSYRVLVIRQENANDLVGATVGNLNIGRSKRGTGRVINLPAYNNDVLHALAETGGLPGLDAENSIYIIRGGANEMNQSVCPPPVQTGSHSMNEPRNAQKIQQVSDSYTPLPAPTQLPSDTAFQVGQPLYPFEGNNYYSGDFPAPTMINDSTMQRPGIVKIPIRLSPGEQVNLTREDIILHDGDVVFIESRDTEIFYTGGLLGGGQYTLPRDYDLDILGAISIAQGGNNSSNGKSTGGPSALNQDVTISASNAIILRQLPNGTQLPIKVDLYQAVRDPSQRVLIQPGDYIILQYTKSEAIAAFIERHLLEGALFGLAASNLQNGGGNR